Proteins encoded together in one Marispirochaeta sp. window:
- a CDS encoding DUF5312 family protein — translation MKENDLLPAEEQKEEEAKNFLQRIFSFIFSGDDPEKEKRRLLKDIARELKKQKYKFYKPKTEEALPGLAKFFHDIYTTIGPAQVLLDHAATSNVLKQLIIEQALTDDQVVIKDSLSEDEIRQLADTMDHKALVQNLKNRLVSLYAAFDAEKVKQINAQYNLLMSFLKFVHFDYYFLLKKFDSGLPERDFVYNPRFEQINGEYISDDLKDFLEVAGATDRNQPWQDLLDVLQLYREMPVVDPGQWKKVLRNVAEVRKSMVLELIIRYADKDPYYKVKVARPNEHIVEEYLSKIKTNTELTVQKIIKERRTGKIEKLLQQVFGSVAISRMKNYTDKNNVMFSKKMMAGYMHVAPMNYLKAFLLDYFKKDIREVADQLLIRGKWSTNLMSQQLSDAFHSVMNISDQLIRFDDSLGDEGEKGIALRNAIKRADRDKNAVNALREQLKKVNEEAFSMIQGAAQNLITVGKTLKVVIEDYDRKPRELILNWKEIEISTDNQIRSKLTEVYKKIYYFIQLLQFYAKPE, via the coding sequence ATGAAGGAAAACGATCTGCTCCCGGCTGAGGAGCAGAAGGAAGAGGAAGCGAAGAATTTCTTGCAGCGTATTTTCTCGTTTATCTTTTCCGGTGACGATCCGGAGAAAGAGAAGCGCAGACTCCTGAAGGACATAGCCAGGGAGCTGAAAAAGCAGAAATATAAGTTCTATAAGCCGAAAACGGAAGAAGCCCTTCCCGGCCTGGCGAAGTTCTTTCATGATATCTATACAACCATCGGGCCTGCCCAGGTCCTGCTGGACCACGCGGCCACATCAAACGTACTGAAACAGCTGATTATCGAGCAGGCTCTTACTGACGATCAGGTTGTGATCAAGGATTCATTGTCGGAAGATGAAATACGACAACTCGCGGATACCATGGATCATAAGGCGCTGGTACAGAATCTGAAAAACCGGCTGGTCTCCCTCTATGCAGCTTTTGACGCTGAAAAAGTAAAACAGATAAATGCTCAGTACAATCTACTGATGTCTTTTCTTAAGTTTGTGCATTTTGATTACTATTTTCTGTTGAAAAAGTTCGATTCCGGTCTACCGGAACGGGATTTTGTCTATAATCCCCGGTTTGAGCAGATCAACGGCGAGTATATTTCCGATGATTTAAAGGATTTTCTCGAGGTGGCGGGGGCTACTGACCGCAACCAGCCTTGGCAGGATCTTCTGGATGTACTGCAGCTGTACCGTGAAATGCCGGTTGTCGATCCCGGTCAGTGGAAAAAAGTGCTGCGTAATGTAGCGGAGGTCAGGAAGAGTATGGTCCTGGAACTTATTATCCGCTATGCCGATAAGGACCCATATTACAAGGTAAAAGTGGCCAGGCCCAATGAACATATTGTCGAAGAATATCTTTCCAAGATAAAAACCAATACCGAACTTACGGTGCAGAAGATTATCAAGGAGCGGCGTACAGGAAAGATAGAAAAGCTCCTGCAGCAGGTTTTCGGCAGCGTTGCCATTTCCCGGATGAAGAACTACACCGACAAGAACAATGTCATGTTCTCCAAAAAAATGATGGCCGGCTATATGCACGTTGCACCGATGAATTACCTGAAAGCTTTCCTGCTGGATTACTTTAAGAAGGACATCCGGGAGGTGGCGGACCAGCTCCTGATCAGGGGAAAATGGTCCACGAACCTGATGTCACAGCAGCTGTCAGATGCTTTCCATTCGGTTATGAATATCTCTGATCAGTTGATCAGGTTTGACGACTCCCTGGGGGACGAGGGTGAGAAGGGCATTGCCCTCCGCAATGCCATTAAACGGGCCGATCGGGACAAAAATGCGGTCAACGCCCTGCGGGAACAGCTCAAAAAGGTCAATGAAGAGGCGTTTTCAATGATTCAGGGGGCTGCCCAGAACCTGATAACTGTTGGTAAGACCCTGAAGGTGGTTATTGAAGATTACGACCGTAAACCCCGGGAGTTGATTCTGAACTGGAAAGAGATCGAAATCTCTACGGACAACCAGATCAGATCCAAGCTGACGGAGGTTTACAAGAAGATCTATTACTTTATTCAGCTGCTCCAGTTTTATGCCAAGCCGGAATAG
- a CDS encoding outer membrane lipoprotein-sorting protein, whose amino-acid sequence MKSILVIVLLLPAALLPALSPEEIVRRLEENQIHETAYSEGRMITTDKYGSITRTFRSWARGDEEALIEFTSKGEEGQKILRTEDEIYLYFPDAEDVLRIQGSAMRDSIMDSDFSYEDMTGGKSLLDDYNTELEGNERVNGIDCYVIRLTAKSRSVPYHSQLLWIDSSRFTSLKGHKFSRSGTLLKEMEFDEITEIEGKYIPTQIVVRDKMKKNSSTRMILDTLELGITIDPRIFSLEELTW is encoded by the coding sequence ATGAAAAGCATACTTGTCATAGTATTGCTGCTGCCGGCCGCGCTGCTGCCGGCTCTGAGTCCCGAAGAGATTGTCCGTCGTCTGGAGGAGAACCAGATTCACGAGACAGCCTATTCGGAGGGACGCATGATCACCACCGACAAATACGGCAGCATAACCCGGACCTTTCGCTCCTGGGCGCGGGGAGATGAGGAGGCCCTGATCGAGTTTACCAGCAAGGGAGAAGAGGGACAGAAGATCCTGCGCACCGAAGACGAGATCTACCTCTATTTTCCCGATGCCGAGGATGTCCTGCGTATTCAGGGGAGCGCCATGCGGGATTCGATAATGGACTCCGACTTCTCCTATGAGGACATGACAGGGGGCAAGAGTCTCCTTGACGATTACAACACCGAGCTGGAGGGAAATGAGCGTGTTAACGGTATCGACTGCTATGTAATCCGCCTTACGGCGAAAAGTCGCTCTGTACCTTACCACTCACAGCTGCTCTGGATCGACAGCAGCAGATTCACCAGCCTCAAGGGTCACAAGTTTTCCCGCTCCGGGACTCTCCTTAAGGAGATGGAGTTTGACGAGATTACGGAAATCGAGGGCAAATATATTCCGACACAGATAGTCGTGCGGGACAAGATGAAAAAGAACTCTTCTACCAGGATGATTCTCGATACCCTGGAACTCGGAATCACCATTGATCCACGGATTTTCAGCCTTGAGGAGCTGACATGGTGA
- a CDS encoding FtsX-like permease family protein has protein sequence MKLSAIAFRNISRNRRRSLLCILAIALAAMAIVFLFSLLAGMKADLEWNVQSFFTGQVRVRHNEFDEKEMLNPLHLRLENWPGMVREIESLDSPAQAVPRIPFPAFLEPPTVRNPDAVNAPAMGVGLLFEKEAEFQQIERYLAEGSLPRKGESEVLLGAALAKKISKKVGDTVTLITTTMRRGPNAATFTISGIAAFNVAAMNQSYFYIPLDRAQSILKMGDSVVEILVKFEKELSDKEAKALVAKTLAPEDQAVARDWRELNLMVRWIDVADISYNFMALIFFILAGTVIANSVMMIIYERMREIGTIGALGMEGREIVRLFFLEAFFMSLIGTAIGVACGIGITAWLGAIGLDFSSGMQGVDFDISSIIYPRLNLKSTLFVFFYSLTVASVSSLIPTHRAAKIEPVEALRHV, from the coding sequence ATGAAGCTTTCCGCTATCGCCTTCCGCAATATAAGCCGAAACCGCCGCCGCAGTCTGCTCTGCATACTGGCCATTGCCCTGGCGGCCATGGCAATTGTCTTTCTCTTCAGCCTTCTGGCCGGCATGAAGGCGGATCTTGAATGGAATGTTCAGTCCTTTTTTACCGGCCAGGTCCGGGTGCGCCATAATGAGTTTGACGAGAAGGAGATGCTCAATCCCCTGCACCTGCGCCTTGAAAACTGGCCCGGGATGGTACGGGAGATCGAGTCCCTGGATTCCCCCGCCCAGGCAGTGCCCCGCATACCCTTTCCGGCCTTCCTGGAACCACCGACGGTTCGTAATCCCGACGCCGTAAACGCTCCGGCCATGGGTGTCGGTCTCCTTTTTGAAAAAGAGGCGGAGTTTCAGCAGATCGAACGTTATCTCGCCGAAGGGAGTCTTCCCAGGAAAGGAGAGTCAGAAGTACTCCTGGGCGCTGCTCTGGCAAAAAAGATCAGCAAAAAGGTCGGCGACACGGTAACCTTAATTACCACCACCATGCGCCGGGGTCCCAACGCGGCAACCTTTACCATAAGCGGGATTGCCGCCTTCAATGTAGCAGCCATGAACCAGAGTTATTTCTACATCCCTCTGGACCGGGCCCAGTCCATACTCAAGATGGGAGACTCAGTGGTGGAAATCCTGGTCAAATTTGAAAAAGAGCTTTCCGACAAGGAAGCCAAAGCGCTGGTTGCAAAGACACTTGCCCCTGAGGATCAGGCCGTGGCCCGGGACTGGCGAGAGCTTAACCTGATGGTACGATGGATCGATGTTGCGGATATCTCCTACAATTTCATGGCTCTGATCTTTTTTATTCTTGCTGGTACGGTAATTGCCAACTCGGTTATGATGATCATTTACGAACGCATGCGGGAGATCGGGACCATCGGCGCGCTGGGTATGGAAGGCCGGGAGATTGTCCGACTTTTCTTTCTCGAGGCTTTCTTCATGTCCCTCATCGGAACTGCCATAGGAGTAGCCTGCGGTATCGGCATTACGGCCTGGCTGGGAGCAATCGGGCTGGATTTCTCTTCCGGAATGCAGGGGGTAGATTTCGATATAAGCAGCATAATTTATCCCCGGCTGAACCTGAAATCCACACTGTTCGTATTTTTCTATTCCCTGACGGTTGCCTCAGTCTCAAGCCTGATCCCGACCCACCGGGCCGCGAAAATCGAGCCCGTGGAGGCCCTGCGTCACGTATGA
- a CDS encoding FtsX-like permease family protein has protein sequence MSFLLSLAFRNLTRYTKRTIITASAIAFGLGLFIVLDSFLKGAEKESEINLINYETASAKIMHPGYLEEQENLPLKYVIEKSQELIDFLKDESITAAPRVVFKAELFVREDPYPEDGSVYVKCIALDPARDDEVFRLRETLTEGRFPEDGENGVLIGEWMAADLGAKVGYPLTLRTRTRHGAYETMDMEIVGLINVPNPQMNKGTVFLPLSTADYYLEMEGAVTELALSYPFSFKNSPDPDKEARRIEGLLSGEGHDLRVHSWKELAPDYVAMASMKATGSRIILLLVFVIATVGISNTMLMAVFERIRELGMMRAMGMSDRQIRLTFLFEAGGIGLVGAVGGLILGALINWPLVEWGWDFTPMIKEIDIGYRISGVFRSMWNFTSMLRAFFAGILIAMAVALIPIRSALRMQITDCLRDE, from the coding sequence ATGAGCTTTCTTTTATCCCTGGCATTCAGAAACCTGACCCGCTATACCAAACGGACAATTATAACAGCATCGGCCATTGCCTTTGGACTCGGCCTATTTATCGTGCTGGACAGCTTCCTGAAAGGTGCCGAGAAGGAATCGGAGATAAACCTCATCAATTACGAGACCGCTTCGGCCAAGATAATGCATCCCGGCTACCTGGAAGAACAGGAAAACCTGCCCCTGAAATATGTGATCGAGAAATCTCAAGAGCTTATTGACTTTCTGAAGGACGAATCCATCACCGCCGCGCCCCGGGTCGTATTCAAAGCCGAACTCTTTGTACGGGAGGACCCTTACCCCGAGGACGGTTCGGTATATGTTAAATGTATTGCCCTTGACCCCGCCCGGGACGATGAAGTCTTCCGCCTGCGGGAGACCCTGACGGAGGGACGCTTTCCGGAAGACGGTGAAAACGGGGTGCTCATCGGAGAATGGATGGCTGCCGACCTGGGAGCAAAAGTGGGATACCCTCTGACCCTGAGAACCCGGACCCGCCACGGAGCATACGAGACCATGGACATGGAGATTGTCGGCCTCATCAACGTTCCCAACCCGCAGATGAACAAGGGGACCGTGTTCCTGCCGCTGTCCACCGCAGATTACTATCTGGAAATGGAAGGAGCAGTAACCGAGCTTGCCCTCAGTTACCCTTTTTCCTTTAAAAACTCCCCTGACCCTGATAAAGAGGCGCGACGGATTGAAGGGCTTCTTTCCGGGGAGGGTCACGATCTACGGGTCCACAGCTGGAAAGAGCTTGCCCCTGATTATGTCGCCATGGCCTCCATGAAAGCCACCGGGTCCAGAATCATCCTGCTTTTAGTTTTTGTAATCGCCACGGTTGGAATAAGCAATACCATGCTGATGGCGGTTTTCGAGCGTATCCGGGAACTAGGAATGATGCGCGCCATGGGCATGTCCGACAGGCAGATCCGGCTCACCTTTCTTTTCGAAGCCGGGGGCATCGGTCTGGTGGGAGCCGTTGGAGGCCTTATTCTCGGAGCCCTCATCAACTGGCCGCTGGTTGAATGGGGCTGGGATTTCACTCCCATGATAAAAGAGATCGACATCGGCTACAGGATTTCCGGGGTCTTCCGCAGCATGTGGAACTTTACAAGCATGCTCAGGGCATTTTTCGCCGGGATTCTTATAGCCATGGCCGTTGCCTTGATTCCCATCCGCAGTGCTCTGAGGATGCAGATAACCGACTGTCTGCGGGACGAATAA